The Nitrospira sp. KM1 genome includes a window with the following:
- a CDS encoding ATP-binding protein, with translation MTSQQLIAERTSQLNGGRGFIGLRTKFVVFFSMILILTCSALSLYFIETRRASMTEELNRLGSILLTSLVNNGRFRYGALIAEDRATLQQFTESLIAVEEVVYVVIRGTDGMILAQQNKLVRESLGSLTFTQERRFYPEERIAQELYRSPVHAPVMTAVELSQDKILVPTTPLSVWSQFFSPLRDNLYDFALPVMRRPAFEVSPAPLPFEFDESADQRRERDGQPVQGVVQIGISDAQTKRALFEIMRHVLGLTLLIIVAGIVGAHILTSRITIPLRSLATTARQLAEGGTPPALPYTTRDEVGQLTGIFNVMTAALQERNVAITNNLETIRRQIGQLTSIHQTSAAISSTLDLHQLMDTVLQLLMANLGLSRMMLMLKHEDRHIAYVARVAGVDPEIADAAKTLRITFHDDDTLLAELLIHAKPVLAPDINAVSHRMHPAILELARRIGVVSFVCVPLQSHNRILGFISGDRGPQSCTTEDLDILSTIAGHVATALDNARAYEHLARLTENLEHSIEERTRELSVANERLQDHDRRRTMFISVASHELRTPMTVIRSFADNMLDGVAGALTDRQSIYLERIQHNLNRLTRIINQLLDWSRLDLKKEELHLEPLFIKDLTAAVIETLRSMADEKRIALTLETPDYLPMVMGDRDKIEQILWNLVVNAIKFTQPDGSVMIFLAALPAGFVQICVADTGCGIPHTHLHKVFDEFSKVPSVFPGSQGAQLGLFITKSFVTMQKGTIWVTSEEQKGTKFYFTLPVAPLQPGGSSSSAQEPSRT, from the coding sequence ATGACGAGTCAGCAACTCATCGCAGAACGGACATCACAGTTGAACGGGGGCAGAGGGTTCATCGGCCTGCGAACCAAGTTCGTGGTGTTCTTCAGCATGATCTTGATTCTGACCTGTTCCGCCCTGAGCTTATATTTTATTGAAACCCGCCGCGCTTCGATGACTGAAGAGCTGAACCGGTTGGGCTCGATCTTATTGACGAGCCTCGTCAACAATGGACGCTTCCGGTACGGCGCGCTCATTGCCGAAGATCGAGCGACGCTACAACAGTTTACCGAGAGTCTCATCGCGGTGGAGGAGGTGGTGTATGTCGTGATCCGAGGGACCGATGGGATGATCCTCGCCCAGCAAAACAAGCTGGTGCGAGAATCGTTAGGCAGCCTGACTTTCACGCAAGAACGGCGTTTTTATCCGGAGGAACGAATCGCTCAAGAACTCTACAGGAGTCCGGTGCATGCCCCGGTCATGACCGCCGTAGAATTATCGCAGGATAAGATTCTGGTGCCGACGACGCCCCTGTCGGTCTGGTCACAGTTTTTTTCACCTCTGCGGGACAACCTGTACGACTTCGCTCTACCCGTGATGCGCCGCCCTGCCTTTGAAGTTTCTCCTGCTCCCTTGCCGTTCGAGTTCGATGAATCAGCGGACCAACGCAGGGAGCGGGACGGACAGCCCGTTCAGGGAGTGGTTCAGATCGGCATCAGCGATGCCCAAACCAAACGAGCCTTATTTGAAATCATGAGGCATGTGCTTGGGCTGACGTTGCTGATCATCGTGGCAGGCATCGTGGGCGCGCACATTCTGACATCGCGAATCACGATTCCACTGCGGAGTCTTGCCACGACTGCCAGGCAACTGGCTGAAGGCGGCACGCCTCCGGCTCTGCCATATACGACCCGCGACGAGGTTGGACAACTCACCGGCATCTTCAATGTCATGACCGCGGCGCTTCAGGAACGCAATGTGGCCATCACGAACAATCTCGAAACCATTCGCCGCCAGATCGGGCAATTGACCAGTATCCATCAAACCAGCGCCGCCATCAGCAGCACGCTCGACCTGCACCAACTGATGGATACCGTTCTTCAATTACTCATGGCGAACCTTGGACTCTCACGCATGATGCTGATGCTCAAGCACGAAGACCGTCACATCGCCTATGTCGCCCGCGTGGCCGGCGTGGATCCCGAGATCGCCGACGCCGCAAAGACGCTGCGCATCACGTTTCATGACGATGACACGCTGCTGGCGGAACTGCTCATTCACGCCAAGCCGGTCCTCGCTCCGGACATCAATGCCGTTTCGCATCGAATGCACCCGGCAATTCTCGAATTGGCCAGGCGCATTGGGGTCGTGTCATTCGTCTGCGTCCCCTTGCAGAGTCACAACCGAATCCTCGGCTTCATCAGCGGGGATCGGGGCCCGCAATCGTGCACCACGGAGGATCTGGATATTCTTTCGACCATCGCCGGCCATGTGGCCACCGCGCTGGACAATGCAAGAGCCTACGAGCATCTGGCCCGCCTGACAGAAAACCTCGAGCACAGCATTGAAGAGCGAACGAGGGAACTGTCGGTCGCCAACGAGCGGCTTCAGGACCATGACCGGCGACGGACCATGTTCATCTCGGTGGCGTCTCACGAATTGCGGACGCCCATGACCGTCATCCGCAGCTTTGCGGACAATATGCTCGACGGCGTCGCCGGAGCTCTCACAGACCGGCAAAGCATTTATCTCGAGCGCATCCAACACAATCTCAACCGTTTGACCCGGATCATCAATCAATTGTTGGACTGGTCTCGGCTCGATCTGAAAAAGGAAGAACTTCACCTCGAACCGTTGTTCATCAAAGACCTCACGGCCGCCGTGATTGAAACCCTGCGGTCGATGGCCGATGAAAAGCGGATTGCCTTGACTCTGGAGACGCCGGATTACCTGCCGATGGTCATGGGTGACAGGGACAAGATCGAGCAGATCCTCTGGAATCTGGTCGTGAACGCCATCAAATTCACACAGCCCGACGGTTCGGTGATGATTTTTCTTGCAGCGCTGCCGGCCGGCTTCGTGCAGATTTGTGTCGCAGATACGGGATGCGGGATCCCGCACACGCATCTGCATAAAGTGTTCGATGAGTTTTCCAAGGTGCCCTCCGTATTCCCGGGATCGCAAGGCGCGCAGCTCGGACTCTTCATCACAAAAAGCTTCGTCACGATGCAGAAGGGGACGATTTGGGTCACGAGCGAAGAGCAGAAAGGAACGAAATTCTACTTTACGCTTCCCGTGGCGCCGCTCCAGCCTGGAGGATCGTCCTCCTCGGCTCAGGAACCGTCGCGCACATGA
- a CDS encoding ABC transporter substrate-binding protein gives MDRPAGRLNDSRVAVVAFCISVAFFALLFVAVLAFTPAYALDIAILQSSDIAAYREAIAGFKAAAPNAAVYSEYDLQGDLELGKKLARKIRASDASLVLAVGLKAALAAKLEIVDVPIVYMMILDPLKHQLSAPNMTGTMLEVPVDRQLRIIRLFLPDTHRLGTLYDPKKNALKIKEANQSAAANAFKLQELPVDSERDVPQQLRTLLSVNQALWLLPDSTVLTNESVRFILDSAFERSVPVIGFSPELTRLGALLSISVQYGQVGRETGLLAKAILDGDRSALAKPVPIDRLKITVNLKTAKFLGLSFAKELNGIIDETY, from the coding sequence ATGGATAGACCTGCTGGAAGGCTGAACGATTCACGAGTGGCTGTCGTCGCCTTCTGCATTTCCGTTGCCTTCTTCGCTCTGCTGTTCGTTGCCGTACTCGCTTTCACGCCTGCGTATGCCCTCGATATTGCGATCCTTCAATCCTCGGACATTGCCGCCTACCGCGAGGCCATCGCAGGTTTCAAGGCCGCCGCTCCAAACGCGGCCGTCTATAGCGAGTACGATCTCCAGGGCGACTTGGAGTTAGGAAAGAAACTCGCCAGAAAAATACGTGCATCCGATGCCTCACTGGTCCTTGCTGTCGGCCTCAAGGCCGCGCTAGCCGCCAAACTGGAGATCGTCGATGTCCCTATCGTCTATATGATGATCCTCGATCCGTTGAAGCACCAGCTCTCCGCTCCCAACATGACCGGGACCATGCTGGAGGTTCCGGTCGATCGTCAGCTGAGAATCATCCGGCTTTTTCTTCCCGATACGCACCGTCTCGGCACACTCTACGATCCAAAAAAGAATGCGCTCAAGATCAAGGAAGCGAACCAATCAGCGGCCGCCAATGCGTTCAAACTCCAAGAGTTGCCGGTCGACAGCGAGCGGGACGTGCCGCAACAGCTTCGAACGCTTCTCTCGGTCAACCAAGCCCTTTGGCTGTTGCCCGACTCCACCGTCCTGACCAATGAGTCGGTGCGTTTCATTCTGGACTCGGCCTTCGAACGAAGCGTGCCCGTCATCGGTTTCTCCCCCGAGCTCACCCGCTTGGGGGCACTGCTCAGTATTTCGGTTCAATACGGTCAGGTGGGACGAGAAACGGGCTTGCTGGCCAAGGCCATCCTCGACGGCGATAGGTCTGCGCTCGCGAAGCCCGTACCCATCGATCGCCTGAAGATTACCGTCAATTTGAAGACGGCCAAATTCTTGGGTCTTTCATTTGCAAAGGAATTGAACGGGATTATCGACGAGACGTACTAG
- a CDS encoding PAS domain-containing protein produces the protein MAAVVTSDHSVLVVEDNPDLVIGLQDLLEHEGYQVSVAGTCAEALAQAHSRAFNAVLLDLGLPDGDGLDVLHTLQQLDPSLPVVIVTASTSTEKTIGQLSKGAFAYLIKPYNREELRAILRRAIGVKDLAARAEHAQYALTESENRFRSLVESASDAIVVADQQGYVVSWNQSAARLFGYEKAEIEGRPLTMLMPVRYREAHEMGLDRMRTGAPSKIIGRAVELFGLHKTKREFPIELSLAAWKTREGLFYSGIIRDISERKRVQAAIQESRDRLNLALRAGKLGTWDWSPRSGTVVWSDNAAQLFRLPPGTQPFETFLALIHPEDRREAARKLIEATVTGTEYMDEFRIVGPDGTMRWVACAGQSFRTDGEESVRMIGTLQCVTKQKEAELALRESQGLINQMTDIITDVFWMTDPNKNQILYISPGYETIWGRSCSSVRASPRSWVEAIHPEDRERVLHDSLTKQVSGDYNVEYRITRPDGTIRWIWDRAFPIRNAQGQVYRIAGLAEDITDRKREESTGRHEDEHVRLAMAAAGIGGWKWYVASGRMTWSSELERLFGIAPGSFAGTQAACLECIYPPDRAVVSKMFRRAVKPGSDIRFVHRLLSPDKTFRWLTWVGSAFADPPGSPVQVVGVVISSDRRPDV, from the coding sequence ATGGCTGCTGTCGTGACGTCTGATCATTCCGTTCTCGTCGTAGAGGATAATCCGGACCTGGTGATCGGGTTGCAGGACCTCTTGGAGCACGAGGGCTATCAGGTTTCGGTGGCGGGCACTTGCGCCGAAGCATTGGCACAGGCTCATAGCCGGGCATTCAATGCGGTCCTGCTCGACCTAGGTCTACCGGATGGAGACGGTTTGGATGTCCTCCATACGCTTCAGCAACTCGACCCCTCGCTTCCGGTTGTCATCGTCACGGCATCGACCTCAACGGAAAAGACGATCGGTCAATTGTCAAAAGGCGCGTTCGCCTATCTCATAAAGCCGTATAACCGGGAAGAATTGCGTGCTATTCTCCGGCGCGCGATCGGCGTCAAGGATTTAGCCGCGCGTGCCGAACATGCCCAGTATGCGCTGACGGAGAGTGAAAACCGGTTCAGGTCGCTCGTCGAGTCGGCCAGCGACGCGATCGTCGTCGCGGATCAACAGGGATATGTCGTCTCGTGGAATCAAAGTGCAGCTCGACTCTTTGGCTACGAGAAGGCCGAAATCGAAGGGCGGCCCCTCACTATGTTGATGCCGGTTCGCTATCGCGAAGCGCATGAGATGGGGCTGGATCGCATGAGGACGGGCGCGCCATCCAAGATAATCGGACGGGCAGTTGAGTTGTTCGGCCTCCACAAGACCAAGCGTGAGTTTCCGATCGAATTATCATTGGCCGCTTGGAAGACGCGCGAAGGACTGTTTTACAGCGGGATCATCCGTGATATCTCCGAGCGGAAACGCGTACAGGCAGCCATCCAGGAAAGCCGCGACCGGCTGAATCTGGCCCTTCGAGCCGGTAAGCTCGGTACCTGGGATTGGAGCCCCCGCTCTGGCACCGTTGTCTGGTCTGATAATGCCGCTCAACTGTTTCGCCTTCCTCCCGGTACTCAGCCATTCGAGACGTTTCTGGCCCTCATCCATCCTGAGGATCGGAGAGAGGCGGCCAGAAAGCTGATTGAGGCCACCGTCACCGGTACTGAATACATGGACGAATTCAGGATCGTTGGGCCCGATGGAACGATGAGATGGGTTGCTTGCGCCGGGCAGTCCTTTCGGACTGACGGAGAGGAGTCCGTTCGTATGATCGGAACTCTACAGTGCGTGACCAAGCAGAAAGAAGCCGAACTGGCTCTCCGAGAGAGTCAGGGCTTGATCAACCAGATGACGGATATCATTACCGATGTGTTCTGGATGACGGACCCGAACAAGAATCAGATTTTGTACATCAGCCCGGGTTATGAAACCATTTGGGGAAGGTCTTGTTCATCAGTGCGGGCGTCTCCGCGATCCTGGGTCGAGGCGATCCACCCTGAAGATCGTGAACGCGTTCTCCATGACTCTCTGACGAAACAAGTGTCCGGCGACTACAATGTCGAATACCGGATTACTCGCCCGGATGGGACGATTCGGTGGATTTGGGACCGGGCATTCCCGATTCGTAATGCACAGGGGCAAGTCTATCGGATCGCGGGGCTGGCTGAAGACATCACCGACCGTAAGCGTGAAGAATCGACCGGAAGACATGAGGACGAGCATGTGCGGCTCGCGATGGCCGCCGCAGGTATCGGCGGCTGGAAATGGTATGTCGCAAGCGGTCGCATGACGTGGTCGTCTGAACTGGAACGGTTGTTCGGAATCGCTCCTGGATCGTTTGCGGGCACCCAGGCAGCCTGTCTTGAATGCATCTATCCTCCCGACCGCGCAGTTGTGTCGAAGATGTTTCGGCGTGCCGTGAAGCCTGGCTCGGACATTCGATTTGTCCATCGCCTCCTCAGTCCGGACAAGACCTTCCGCTGGCTCACGTGGGTGGGGTCCGCCTTTGCCGATCCTCCCGGATCTCCTGTGCAGGTGGTAGGTGTCGTGATCAGTTCCGACAGGCGCCCCGACGTCTAG
- a CDS encoding DUF928 domain-containing protein: MSFGPVPTRVWRGLTILSILLCGWPSTPVFSEQSNQQIEAVSDNSELPVYNPPKRISPRARVGGELRGTEGSDPELVALVPDHVALTIRETPVLNWFLSKQTSHPVHFTLVDSRSIKPVYEAPISSPKEPGVQQIHLKNLGLTLEPDVQYRWYVSIIRNPESPSQDIVAGGIIERCEFSECITGMQPNLTCNGQSVLDNARHGFWYDAMACLCELIDANPSDVPLRRQRAAMLKQVGLHGVAEWDLRSIRTTSR, from the coding sequence ATGTCATTCGGACCTGTTCCGACTCGAGTTTGGAGGGGACTGACCATCTTATCAATTTTACTATGTGGATGGCCTTCGACTCCGGTCTTCTCCGAACAATCAAATCAACAGATTGAAGCTGTTTCAGACAATTCGGAGCTTCCCGTCTACAACCCCCCTAAACGAATCAGCCCGCGCGCCAGGGTCGGCGGGGAACTTCGTGGTACAGAGGGTAGCGATCCCGAACTCGTCGCATTGGTACCGGACCATGTGGCGTTGACGATTCGGGAGACTCCTGTGTTGAACTGGTTTCTCTCGAAACAGACCAGTCATCCGGTCCATTTCACCCTCGTCGACAGCCGATCGATCAAACCAGTCTATGAAGCGCCGATTTCCTCACCGAAGGAACCCGGCGTCCAGCAGATTCATCTCAAGAACCTAGGCCTGACCCTTGAACCGGATGTGCAGTATCGGTGGTATGTCTCAATCATTCGCAACCCCGAATCGCCGTCCCAGGATATCGTGGCCGGCGGTATTATCGAGCGGTGTGAATTCAGTGAATGCATTACCGGTATGCAACCCAACCTCACCTGTAACGGGCAAAGCGTATTGGACAATGCGCGACATGGGTTCTGGTACGATGCGATGGCCTGCCTCTGTGAACTGATCGACGCGAACCCTTCTGACGTGCCCCTTCGACGACAGCGAGCCGCGATGTTGAAGCAGGTCGGTCTCCATGGCGTCGCCGAATGGGACCTGCGATCCATTCGAACCACCTCACGGTAA
- a CDS encoding CHAT domain-containing protein, protein MRTVYERQRLSCWLVILIISVGSLVLPMISVTGAGESTSPDSLMSQGLRSYRQGAFDRALAEWKQAAAHYEQEGRTKEQSQALVQAAQASASMGQTSQALQQLDLALSLASKAGDRTWTASVLENLGRTYIAARNSAAATTTLKQALEMAEADGNGQLTALIQNDLGVVAVLEHQDGEALSLFLAAANGAEATGDRSLIARANINAARMALKLNQAENARDYLDRSSDVLTRFDPSHEQSLDLIEVGLGYQQLIPLMPAMHAPLLLRSAGVLVEAANVAHNIGDKRMQSYADGYLGLLYETEFRNDEALHLTRRAVFSAQAANAPESLYRWQRQLGRQLAAAGKLDEAISSYVSAAETLRPIRQEVAAASEFGAVTGDDSVRGLFFEFADLLLKRASLTADPKIAEQYLRSARDAIEAYKAAELRDYFRDQCVDTLQSKLTRLDTVSPTTAVIYPIVFPDRTELLVSLPGTFTRFSVPVTAQLLTQEVRAFRRTVEKRTSREYLPHAQQMYEWLIRPIESELIRLKIETLVFVPDGVLRTIPMSALHDGSMFLIQKYAVALTPGLFLTDPRPLNRENIRFLAGGLTNSVQGFPALPYVAEEVKSIRTLYDADQLLNQEFRTPKLEQELRESRYGILHIATHGKFSTDVDDSFLLTFDGKLTMSNLDRLIGLFRFRQDPLELLTLSACQTGVGDDRAALGLAGVAIKAGARSALATLWFINDEASATLVTEFYRQLRSPGVSKAKAMQSAQIKLLEDRVYEHPAYWSPFLLLNNWL, encoded by the coding sequence ATGCGCACCGTCTATGAAAGACAACGGTTGAGCTGTTGGCTGGTGATTCTCATCATATCGGTTGGAAGCCTGGTGTTGCCAATGATATCAGTAACCGGCGCCGGAGAGTCCACATCACCGGACAGCTTGATGTCGCAGGGGCTTCGGTCCTACCGTCAGGGCGCATTCGATCGCGCGCTGGCGGAGTGGAAACAAGCCGCAGCCCACTATGAGCAAGAAGGCAGAACCAAAGAGCAGAGTCAGGCATTGGTCCAAGCGGCGCAGGCCTCGGCATCAATGGGGCAAACCAGCCAGGCGCTACAACAACTGGACCTCGCGTTATCATTGGCATCAAAGGCAGGTGACCGCACATGGACGGCTTCCGTCTTGGAGAATCTTGGACGTACCTACATTGCCGCCCGAAACTCAGCTGCAGCAACGACAACGCTCAAGCAGGCGCTTGAGATGGCTGAGGCGGATGGAAATGGGCAACTCACGGCGTTGATCCAAAATGATTTAGGGGTTGTCGCGGTCCTGGAACATCAGGATGGTGAAGCACTTTCATTGTTTCTGGCGGCGGCAAATGGAGCCGAAGCTACCGGCGATCGATCACTCATTGCACGTGCGAATATCAACGCCGCCCGTATGGCGCTGAAGTTGAACCAGGCTGAAAACGCCAGAGACTATCTGGATCGTTCGTCTGACGTGCTCACCCGGTTCGATCCTTCTCATGAACAATCCCTCGACCTCATTGAAGTTGGCTTAGGGTATCAACAGCTCATACCACTGATGCCCGCCATGCATGCTCCTCTGTTGTTGCGTTCTGCCGGCGTGTTGGTCGAAGCCGCAAACGTAGCGCACAATATCGGAGACAAGAGAATGCAGTCCTATGCAGACGGTTATTTGGGACTTCTCTATGAAACAGAATTCAGAAACGATGAGGCCCTGCATCTAACCCGGCGGGCGGTATTTTCCGCTCAAGCTGCCAATGCGCCGGAATCATTGTATCGCTGGCAGCGGCAATTGGGACGCCAACTGGCCGCAGCGGGAAAGTTGGATGAAGCAATTAGCTCTTACGTTTCCGCCGCCGAGACGCTTCGTCCGATACGGCAAGAAGTCGCCGCCGCTTCTGAATTCGGAGCAGTGACAGGCGATGATTCGGTTCGCGGATTGTTCTTTGAGTTCGCCGACCTTCTGCTCAAACGGGCTTCCTTGACGGCTGATCCTAAAATAGCCGAGCAGTATCTCCGCAGCGCCCGTGATGCGATCGAAGCATACAAGGCCGCGGAACTTCGCGATTACTTTCGTGATCAATGTGTCGATACGCTGCAGAGCAAACTAACCAGGCTGGACACGGTCTCTCCAACCACGGCGGTCATTTATCCGATCGTCTTCCCCGATCGGACGGAGCTACTGGTCAGTTTGCCGGGGACATTCACGCGCTTTTCTGTCCCCGTGACGGCTCAACTCCTGACGCAGGAAGTCAGGGCGTTCCGCCGAACGGTTGAGAAACGGACCTCTCGGGAATATCTTCCTCATGCACAGCAAATGTATGAGTGGCTGATCCGTCCGATTGAATCCGAATTGATACGTCTGAAGATCGAAACGCTTGTATTTGTACCTGACGGAGTGTTGCGGACCATACCCATGTCGGCACTGCACGACGGCAGCATGTTTCTTATTCAAAAATATGCCGTCGCATTGACACCGGGTCTCTTCCTCACCGACCCACGTCCGTTAAACCGTGAAAATATACGGTTTCTTGCAGGCGGACTGACTAACTCCGTCCAAGGCTTTCCGGCTCTTCCCTACGTCGCCGAAGAGGTGAAATCTATCCGGACTCTTTATGATGCCGATCAGCTGCTCAACCAGGAGTTTCGGACTCCGAAGCTGGAACAGGAATTGCGTGAAAGCAGGTATGGGATTCTTCACATTGCCACACATGGGAAATTCTCAACCGATGTCGACGATTCGTTTCTTCTCACCTTCGACGGAAAGCTCACGATGAGCAATCTTGATCGTTTAATCGGTTTATTCCGATTTAGACAGGATCCGCTCGAACTGCTTACCCTGAGCGCCTGCCAAACGGGAGTCGGTGACGACCGTGCGGCATTGGGCCTGGCCGGTGTAGCAATTAAGGCCGGGGCGAGGAGCGCATTGGCAACGCTTTGGTTCATCAATGACGAGGCTTCAGCGACTCTCGTCACAGAATTCTATCGTCAGCTTCGATCGCCTGGAGTATCGAAGGCCAAGGCCATGCAAAGCGCACAGATCAAGCTCCTGGAAGATCGTGTGTACGAGCATCCGGCCTATTGGTCGCCATTTTTGTTGTTAAACAACTGGCTATGA
- a CDS encoding ShlB/FhaC/HecB family hemolysin secretion/activation protein, with amino-acid sequence MIHRAGEPAPRSRLSRLRDCFACVIIGVLMALVGVSSSFAQIDPTGRSGEPPGPLKEEFERPQPPPSPVLPIVPLPPESEIPQRPGTVQVFVRDIWIVGNTVFSEAEINEVTNPYKNRMLFTEDLERLRLALTLLYVNKGYITSGAIIPDQDVVAGVVTVHIVEGTLSGINVEGNRWFRSSYIRDRISLGERTPVSLGPLQEQLQLLQQDRRIERVNAELRPGDKQGESVLNVKVSDNQPFHARLEVNNYQTPLVGEIKGIGTLTHDNLTGHGDPVSISYGQSSGAFPIVFGSYELPFTKYGTSFSPYYRRYDFKLIEQPFRPLDIHTNTEIIGMTLRQPIYQTVTDEVALSITGEHLYTQSFLFYGTPDQMTLNIFPGFQNGAATVSALRLAQEWTHRTIDTVLAMRSRFSVGLNVLGATINSNPDTPDGQFFSWLGQVQAIKQFSEKLLGMQLLGRMDLQLTNSPLFPLEQVAMGGRYSVRGYREVTIIRDNSFIASLEPRFPLYRWASGEPMFQFAPFVDVAHGWNLGQNRPSVTAPISTFPDTLASVGVGLRWNILPKDRASFEVYWGQQLNHVPKIGNTIQDHGVHLGVVVNLF; translated from the coding sequence ATGATACATCGCGCTGGGGAACCGGCGCCCCGGTCCAGGCTTTCGCGTTTAAGGGATTGTTTTGCCTGCGTGATCATCGGCGTGCTTATGGCATTGGTCGGCGTGTCATCATCTTTTGCGCAGATTGATCCCACCGGTAGATCTGGAGAACCGCCGGGCCCGCTTAAGGAAGAATTCGAACGTCCTCAACCGCCACCGAGTCCTGTCTTGCCAATCGTTCCTCTTCCCCCAGAATCAGAAATTCCTCAGCGGCCCGGCACTGTGCAGGTCTTTGTCCGCGATATTTGGATCGTCGGAAATACGGTCTTTAGTGAAGCAGAAATCAACGAGGTCACGAATCCGTATAAAAACAGGATGTTATTTACCGAAGACCTCGAGCGGCTTCGGCTGGCTCTCACTCTTCTGTATGTCAACAAAGGTTACATCACCTCCGGTGCGATCATCCCCGATCAAGATGTCGTTGCAGGAGTCGTGACGGTTCACATCGTGGAAGGCACATTGTCCGGCATCAACGTCGAAGGAAATCGTTGGTTCAGGTCTTCCTACATTCGCGACCGCATTTCACTCGGCGAGCGAACTCCCGTCTCACTTGGCCCCTTGCAGGAGCAGCTTCAACTCTTACAACAGGACCGCCGCATCGAACGGGTCAATGCGGAACTCCGTCCCGGGGACAAGCAAGGCGAGAGTGTCCTCAATGTCAAAGTCTCGGACAACCAACCATTTCATGCAAGGCTTGAAGTCAACAACTACCAAACACCGCTTGTGGGTGAAATAAAAGGTATCGGAACGCTGACCCACGATAATTTGACCGGGCATGGCGATCCGGTCAGCATTAGTTATGGGCAATCTAGCGGTGCATTCCCTATTGTGTTTGGCTCCTACGAACTTCCCTTCACGAAGTACGGCACGTCCTTCTCACCCTACTACCGGCGTTACGACTTCAAATTGATCGAACAACCGTTCCGCCCGCTTGATATTCATACCAACACGGAGATTATCGGTATGACCCTCCGTCAGCCGATCTATCAGACTGTCACCGACGAGGTGGCGCTCTCGATAACCGGGGAACATTTGTACACGCAGTCATTTTTGTTTTATGGCACCCCGGACCAGATGACGCTCAATATCTTTCCAGGATTTCAGAATGGCGCAGCGACGGTATCAGCGCTTCGTCTTGCGCAGGAGTGGACGCATCGCACCATCGACACGGTGCTCGCTATGCGGTCCCGCTTCAGCGTCGGCTTAAACGTCCTTGGGGCTACCATCAATTCGAATCCTGATACTCCGGACGGGCAGTTCTTTTCTTGGCTCGGGCAAGTACAAGCCATCAAACAGTTCAGCGAAAAGCTGCTCGGCATGCAACTGCTCGGCCGCATGGATCTTCAACTGACCAACTCCCCTCTCTTCCCTCTCGAGCAGGTCGCCATGGGCGGCCGCTATAGTGTCCGGGGCTACAGGGAAGTGACGATCATCAGAGACAATTCATTCATTGCATCGCTCGAGCCACGTTTTCCGTTGTATCGTTGGGCGAGCGGCGAACCGATGTTTCAATTCGCGCCGTTTGTGGATGTCGCTCATGGTTGGAATCTCGGCCAAAATCGTCCATCGGTCACGGCTCCGATCAGCACTTTTCCTGATACATTGGCGAGCGTGGGGGTCGGCCTACGATGGAACATTCTCCCAAAGGACCGAGCGTCGTTCGAAGTCTATTGGGGACAGCAATTGAATCACGTACCCAAAATAGGGAATACCATCCAAGATCATGGCGTGCATTTGGGTGTAGTGGTAAACCTCTTCTAG